The DNA region AAGGCTCAAGGACAAAGGTGACTCTTCGTACACCGAAAGTTTCTAATTTATTTAGATAATGGATTATATTTCGTTATTGTTTCAATCTTTTGTTGGCTCCTCAGCAGAATTTGTGGGTTGTTTCCGGTTCTGGCAGATTACCAAGTGTATGATATAAGGCGATTTGTAGGTTTTCTACCGACCGAAAACCGTATGCTTTTCTCATGGTCAGTTTCGCCTTGAGGTTAAATCC from Nitrospirota bacterium includes:
- a CDS encoding ISL3 family transposase; the encoded protein is GFNLKAKLTMRKAYGFRSVENLQIALYHTLGNLPEPETTHKFC